Proteins encoded together in one Streptomyces sp. NBC_01408 window:
- a CDS encoding PfkB family carbohydrate kinase translates to MTGPTAPRPAAVPSPAAASTRYDVLVLGEVLVEVHADTALRDAVDGTPARISYSGDALNAAAAAAAAGARTALLAVVGDDELSVPLLRRAAELGVDVSHVRRAPHPNGAYLLSADTEGDRGFVYWRTRSAGSTLSVRHIASWRHLLTGSTALVTSGVTGALSPSSRAAAETVHAAGGHVSYDPNFRSRLTGREEARELLARIAPLTGLLKTSCPGDALALVDTDEPRTAAARYRALGARTVAVTAGADRLLLDQGGALTCHSVPVNPDPVDATGAGDCFTGTTTARLALGDTLADAVAYGTAAASLSVSGRGGTGYVPPFARTAALAAAHRRT, encoded by the coding sequence GTGACCGGGCCCACCGCGCCCCGGCCCGCCGCCGTGCCCTCGCCGGCCGCCGCGTCGACCAGGTACGACGTGCTCGTCCTCGGCGAGGTCCTCGTAGAGGTCCACGCCGACACCGCCCTGCGGGACGCCGTCGACGGAACCCCCGCCCGGATCTCCTACTCCGGCGACGCCCTCAACGCGGCGGCCGCCGCGGCCGCCGCCGGTGCCCGGACCGCCCTCCTCGCCGTCGTCGGCGACGACGAGCTCAGCGTTCCCCTGCTGCGCCGCGCCGCCGAGCTCGGCGTGGACGTCTCCCACGTACGCCGGGCCCCGCACCCGAACGGCGCCTACCTGCTGTCCGCCGACACGGAGGGCGACCGGGGCTTCGTCTACTGGCGCACGCGCAGCGCCGGTTCCACGCTGTCGGTCCGGCACATCGCCTCCTGGCGGCACCTGCTGACCGGCTCCACGGCGCTCGTCACCAGCGGCGTCACGGGCGCCCTCTCCCCGAGCAGCCGCGCCGCCGCCGAGACCGTGCACGCGGCGGGCGGGCACGTCTCGTACGATCCCAACTTCCGATCCCGGCTGACCGGCCGGGAGGAGGCGCGGGAACTACTGGCCCGGATCGCCCCCCTGACCGGACTGCTCAAGACCTCCTGCCCGGGCGACGCACTGGCCCTGGTGGACACCGACGAGCCGCGCACCGCTGCCGCCCGCTACCGCGCACTCGGGGCCCGGACGGTCGCCGTCACCGCCGGCGCCGACCGGCTGCTGCTCGACCAAGGCGGAGCCCTCACCTGCCACTCCGTCCCCGTCAACCCCGATCCGGTCGACGCCACGGGCGCGGGGGACTGCTTCACCGGCACCACCACCGCCCGGCTGGCCCTCGGCGACACCCTCGCGGACGCCGTGGCCTACGGCACGGCCGCCGCCTCCCTGTCCGTATCCGGCCGCGGCGGCACCGGGTACGTCCCGCCCTTCGCCCGGACGGCGGCCCTGGCAGCCGCCCACCGGCGCACGTGA
- a CDS encoding bifunctional 4-hydroxy-2-oxoglutarate aldolase/2-dehydro-3-deoxy-phosphogluconate aldolase has product MSCHPYAVIAAQRLLPVLRNADADQAVRQATALLAAGCRAVELTTSTTGWAEAVTRTVPLSDAHGRRALVGVGTVTSTAQAEAALDAGAAFLVSPYPAPEVREVAGRRAAVFIEGGFTPGEIAAAARSAGAAKVFPAHVGGPRFIRSLKAVLPDEALIIPTGGIRPGDVHEWLAAGATAVGIGDGLPADPAELAAVFAELARPCCAHCAPRTGRGDRTDRGNRGAGRTVTEPCP; this is encoded by the coding sequence TTGTCCTGCCATCCGTACGCGGTCATAGCCGCCCAGCGGCTGCTGCCCGTGCTGCGCAACGCCGACGCCGACCAGGCCGTCCGGCAGGCCACCGCCCTGCTCGCGGCGGGCTGCCGCGCCGTGGAGCTGACCACCTCCACCACCGGCTGGGCCGAGGCCGTCACCCGTACCGTCCCGCTCTCCGACGCGCACGGCCGCCGCGCCCTCGTCGGCGTCGGCACCGTCACCTCCACCGCGCAGGCGGAGGCCGCCCTGGACGCGGGCGCCGCCTTCCTCGTCTCCCCGTACCCGGCCCCCGAGGTCCGCGAGGTCGCCGGTCGTCGGGCGGCCGTCTTCATCGAAGGCGGCTTCACCCCGGGCGAGATCGCCGCCGCCGCCCGGTCCGCGGGCGCCGCCAAGGTCTTCCCGGCCCACGTGGGCGGCCCGCGGTTCATCCGCTCCCTCAAGGCCGTGCTCCCCGACGAGGCCCTGATCATCCCGACCGGGGGCATCCGGCCCGGCGACGTCCACGAGTGGCTCGCCGCGGGGGCGACCGCCGTCGGCATCGGCGACGGCCTGCCCGCCGACCCGGCCGAACTCGCGGCCGTGTTCGCCGAGCTGGCCCGGCCGTGCTGCGCCCACTGCGCCCCCCGCACGGGCCGCGGGGACCGCACGGACCGCGGGAACCGGGGCGCCGGCCGCACCGTCACGGAGCCCTGCCCGTGA
- a CDS encoding IclR family transcriptional regulator — translation MEDAEDVGGAEVVGGAEGAEEAAKRGRGGRTSASGSALEKSLRVLEAVAAPGGPHRLADVTAAAAVPKSSTYRILASLVEQGFVRVEGESRYGVGPRLRGLAALVGGGEPASIGRILGELQRATGQTVHLALHSGETITYIRKLEGDQPFQTASRVGMRMPLHTTAIGKSVLAHLPAEEAGALVSATGLPRRTPRTLTTEEALHADLAAVRARGFALDDEENEPTIRCIGAAVLGPDGRPVGGVSVTTVTFLVSREELESYAPALRAATEALAPLL, via the coding sequence GTGGAAGACGCGGAAGACGTGGGAGGCGCAGAAGTCGTGGGAGGGGCGGAAGGCGCGGAAGAGGCGGCGAAGCGCGGCCGCGGGGGCCGGACCTCGGCGTCCGGCTCCGCGCTGGAGAAGTCGCTGCGCGTCCTGGAGGCGGTGGCCGCGCCCGGCGGTCCGCACCGCCTCGCCGACGTGACGGCGGCGGCCGCGGTCCCGAAGTCGAGCACCTACCGCATCCTGGCCTCGCTGGTCGAGCAGGGCTTCGTACGCGTGGAAGGCGAGAGCCGCTACGGGGTGGGGCCCCGGCTGCGCGGGCTGGCCGCCCTGGTCGGCGGAGGGGAGCCGGCGAGCATCGGGCGGATCCTCGGGGAGCTGCAACGGGCCACCGGCCAGACGGTCCACCTCGCCCTGCACAGCGGGGAGACGATCACCTACATCCGGAAGCTGGAGGGCGACCAGCCCTTCCAGACGGCCTCCCGGGTCGGCATGCGCATGCCCCTGCACACGACCGCGATCGGCAAGAGCGTCCTCGCCCACCTGCCGGCCGAGGAGGCAGGGGCCCTGGTCAGCGCCACCGGGCTCCCGCGCCGGACCCCGCGGACGCTGACCACCGAGGAGGCGCTGCACGCGGACCTGGCGGCGGTGCGCGCCCGGGGGTTCGCGCTGGACGACGAGGAGAACGAGCCCACCATCCGCTGCATCGGCGCCGCCGTCCTGGGCCCGGATGGCCGCCCGGTCGGCGGGGTCAGCGTCACCACCGTCACCTTCCTGGTCTCCCGTGAGGAGCTCGAGTCCTACGCACCGGCCCTGCGCGCGGCTACGGAGGCCCTGGCTCCGCTGCTGTGA
- a CDS encoding IS5 family transposase (programmed frameshift), with the protein MVRRHELSDLEWEALSALLPRSSSGRPRLDDRRVLNGIVWKLRTGSAWRDVPERYGSWRTLYTRFRRWALDGTFTRMLAAVQAEKDAAGDVDWLVSVDSTVARAHQHAAGARKKGPEQGDEVCDHALGRSRGGLTTKIHLACDGRGRPLGFVLTGGNAADCTRFEDVMDTIQVRRAGPGRPRTRPDHVLGDKGYSSRKIRAYLRKRGIGHTIPERRDQRTNRSRRGRDGGRPCAFDKELYKKRNVVERCFNRLKQYRAIATRYDKTRESYQAAVTIASLILWLKPL; encoded by the exons ATGGTGCGTCGTCACGAGCTGTCGGATCTGGAGTGGGAAGCGTTGTCCGCGTTGTTGCCGCGGTCGTCGTCGGGGCGGCCGCGGCTGGACGACCGGCGGGTGCTGAACGGGATCGTGTGGAAGCTGCGGACGGGGTCGGCGTGGCGTGATGTGCCGGAGCGGTACGGGTCCTGGCGGACCCTGTACACGCGTTTCCGCAGGTGGGCGCTGGACGGGACGTTCACGCGGATGCTGGCCGCGGTCCAGGCGGAGAAGGACGCGGCCGGTGACGTCGACTGGCTGGTGTCGGTCGACTCCACGGTCGCGCGGGCCCATCAGCATGCTGCGGGCGCCCGTAAAAAGGGGC CGGAGCAGGGGGACGAAGTATGTGATCACGCCCTCGGACGATCCCGAGGCGGACTGACCACGAAAATCCACCTGGCCTGCGATGGTCGCGGCCGGCCGCTCGGCTTCGTCCTCACCGGCGGCAACGCAGCCGACTGCACCCGCTTCGAGGACGTCATGGACACCATCCAGGTCCGCCGGGCCGGGCCCGGACGGCCCCGAACCCGCCCGGACCACGTCCTGGGCGACAAGGGCTACAGCTCCCGCAAGATACGCGCCTACCTGCGCAAACGCGGGATCGGCCACACCATTCCCGAACGCCGCGACCAGAGGACCAACCGATCCCGCAGAGGCCGCGACGGAGGCAGACCGTGCGCCTTCGACAAGGAGCTCTACAAGAAACGCAACGTCGTCGAACGCTGCTTCAACCGCCTCAAGCAGTACCGCGCGATCGCCACTCGCTACGACAAAACCCGCGAGTCCTACCAGGCAGCCGTCACCATCGCGTCCCTGATTCTCTGGCTCAAACCCCTTTGA
- a CDS encoding tetratricopeptide repeat protein: MTAVAALAGLARLAGLAVLAAGRPRPGKRAGGAAGALLRTPAGRIPRLRTLDRPETVGVHPAVVHPVGVHVAEVSPVGVRLAAVPPGGARSAEAGATTPAYLERDVAPRLRAALARPGFVLVVGESLSGRTRLAYEVTRALHPRHAFVRPLTRAALPEAVRVAGRRRRAVLWLDDLEEYLGAGGLVTAQLDGLRRAVVVATMRTEEYGRYEARDASRLTGSDRDAWRDRRDLLGRATVIRLDRRWSPGERRRAEAHLDDPRIAAALGAGERFGVAEALAGAPGLPARWDSGWAAGAHPRGAAVLAAAVDCRRAGLRRPVAEEWLRALHPPYLAGRGGGALRPEPFAEALDWALGADRTTGALLTGSRTHGYTACGYLLDAPGLGPVPDQLWQGLLARAEAEDAYDMGLVAHQEGRLGRAVQAFTRARSGGVTAAELPLALAVGDSGRPRRAAADLAGIVRRRELRLGPRHPDTLAARHQLAYFTGEAGNARAAAARFATLVADTRAALGPGHPDTLAARHQLAYFTGAAGDPRSAVRQLEALLADRLGSHGPDHPQVLATRRGLIWFRAASASPATARADGAERAEGAGRAARAESAGTAGTAEAERQLADLLADAERVLGSFDPHTLAVRAARAALAARAGRSAEAARAWAGVAADRTGVLGEGHPHVVHARLEWARAQIADGRREEARALLAGTIEAAARTLEPGHRYLRLARELVL, translated from the coding sequence GTGACCGCTGTGGCGGCGCTGGCCGGTCTGGCCCGTCTGGCAGGTCTGGCGGTTCTGGCCGCCGGACGGCCCCGGCCCGGGAAACGGGCCGGGGGCGCCGCCGGGGCGCTGCTGCGTACTCCGGCCGGGCGGATCCCGCGGCTGCGGACGCTGGACCGGCCCGAAACGGTCGGGGTCCACCCGGCGGTGGTCCACCCGGTCGGGGTCCATGTGGCGGAGGTGTCCCCGGTTGGGGTGCGCCTGGCGGCGGTGCCCCCAGGTGGGGCTCGTTCGGCGGAGGCCGGTGCCACGACCCCCGCGTACCTCGAGCGCGACGTGGCCCCCCGGCTGCGCGCGGCCCTGGCCCGGCCCGGTTTCGTGCTGGTGGTGGGCGAGTCCCTGTCGGGCAGGACCCGGCTCGCGTACGAGGTGACCCGCGCGCTCCACCCCCGGCACGCCTTCGTCCGCCCGCTGACCCGGGCGGCGCTGCCCGAGGCCGTACGGGTCGCCGGGCGCCGCCGCCGCGCCGTCCTGTGGCTGGACGACCTGGAGGAGTACCTCGGCGCGGGCGGCCTCGTCACCGCCCAACTGGACGGGCTGCGCCGGGCGGTGGTGGTCGCCACGATGCGGACCGAGGAGTACGGGCGCTACGAGGCCCGCGACGCGAGCCGGCTCACCGGCTCCGACCGCGATGCCTGGCGGGACCGGCGGGACCTGCTCGGCCGCGCGACCGTCATCCGCCTCGACCGGCGCTGGTCCCCCGGGGAGCGGCGCAGGGCCGAGGCCCACCTGGACGATCCGCGGATCGCGGCGGCCCTGGGCGCGGGCGAGCGCTTCGGCGTCGCCGAGGCCCTGGCGGGCGCGCCCGGACTGCCGGCCCGCTGGGACAGTGGCTGGGCGGCGGGTGCCCATCCGCGCGGCGCCGCCGTACTGGCCGCCGCGGTGGACTGCCGGCGGGCCGGGCTGCGCCGGCCGGTGGCCGAGGAGTGGCTGCGCGCGCTGCACCCGCCCTACCTGGCCGGGCGCGGCGGCGGAGCCCTGCGGCCCGAGCCCTTCGCGGAGGCCCTGGACTGGGCGCTCGGGGCGGACCGCACCACCGGGGCCCTGCTGACCGGCAGCCGCACGCACGGGTACACCGCCTGCGGCTACCTGCTGGACGCGCCGGGCCTCGGGCCCGTTCCCGACCAGCTGTGGCAGGGGCTGCTGGCCCGCGCCGAGGCCGAGGACGCGTACGACATGGGGCTCGTCGCGCACCAGGAGGGGCGCCTCGGCCGTGCGGTCCAGGCCTTCACCCGGGCCCGGAGCGGCGGGGTCACCGCCGCCGAACTGCCGCTGGCCCTCGCCGTCGGCGACTCGGGGCGACCGCGCAGGGCCGCCGCGGACCTCGCGGGCATCGTCCGGCGGCGCGAGCTGCGGCTCGGCCCCCGCCACCCCGACACCCTGGCGGCCCGGCACCAGCTGGCGTACTTCACCGGGGAGGCGGGCAACGCCCGGGCCGCCGCCGCCCGGTTCGCCACCCTCGTGGCCGACACCCGGGCGGCGCTCGGACCCGGCCACCCGGACACCCTGGCGGCCCGGCACCAGCTGGCGTACTTCACCGGCGCGGCGGGAGATCCCCGGTCGGCGGTCCGGCAGTTGGAGGCGCTGCTGGCCGACCGGCTGGGCAGCCACGGGCCGGACCACCCCCAGGTGCTGGCCACCCGGCGCGGCCTGATCTGGTTCCGGGCCGCGTCCGCCTCGCCTGCGACCGCAAGAGCCGATGGGGCCGAAAGGGCGGAAGGGGCCGGAAGGGCCGCAAGGGCCGAATCGGCTGGAACGGCTGGAACGGCCGAGGCCGAGCGGCAGTTGGCGGACCTGCTCGCGGACGCGGAGCGCGTGCTCGGCTCCTTCGACCCGCACACCCTGGCCGTGCGTGCCGCGCGGGCGGCGCTCGCGGCCCGCGCCGGGCGCTCCGCAGAGGCCGCGCGGGCCTGGGCGGGTGTGGCGGCCGACCGTACCGGCGTCCTGGGGGAGGGGCACCCGCACGTGGTGCACGCCCGGCTGGAGTGGGCCCGGGCGCAGATCGCCGACGGGCGCCGGGAGGAGGCCCGCGCCCTGCTGGCCGGCACGATCGAGGCGGCCGCGCGGACGCTGGAGCCCGGCCACCGGTACCTGCGCCTCGCCCGCGAGCTAGTGCTGTGA